A DNA window from Verrucomicrobiia bacterium contains the following coding sequences:
- the rpoB gene encoding DNA-directed RNA polymerase subunit beta has product MPSRVTERINFGKIKEIIAPPNLIELQTNSYKEFLQAEIAPSKRKNLGLQAVFTEVFPIESYDGKCVLDFHSYEIGEPKLDWLECLREGLTFGAPLYVTFLLKEEKGAKEEKVFMGELPLMTPQGTFVINGAERVIVSQLHRSPGLAFEETQHPNGKKLHSFRIIPDRGSWYEAQFDTSDLLYVYLDRKKRRRKFLTTTFFRALGYGSDADILKLFYEIEELSVKEAEKLEDLQNKVLIEDALDNDKGIVVARAFEPLSKAVVKQISELGITKIKVVDTTSDEGIIIKCMKKDPAKNEEEALKDIYRRLRPGDPPTAANARALIKRLFFDPKRYDLGRVGRYKINQKLGIKGGDSRILTKEDLVAATKYLLRLKKGEGSLDDIDHLGSRRVRTVGELLANQCRVGLARTERLVKERMTLFDQGMESMAPQKLINPKALSAVIRDFFGRSQLSQFMDQINPLAELTHKRRLSALGPGGLSRDRAGFEVRDVHPSHYGRICPVETPEGPNIGLIASLATFARINDFGFLETPYRKVENGRVTNHIDYLTADREETFVVAQANAVIDDKGHFLTERVMCRGKGDFIDVEHKDVDYMDVSPKQLVSVAASLIPFLEHDDANRALMGSNMQRQAVPLLITESPLVATGLEDRVAKDSRAVIVAEEAGKVASVLGNQVIITADGKLPETKKKLKHSPENGIYVYQIRKFMRSNAATCINQKILVSKGETVKKGQVIADGPCTQGGELALGRNVLCAFMPWNGYNFEDAILISERIVKDDIFTSIHIDEFEVGARDTKLGPEEITRDIPNLGDEALKNLGPDGVIRVGAEVKPGDILVGKITPKSETELAPEERLLRAIFGEKAADVKDTSLKVPSGTYGIVMDVKVSAKKEADQNAKAVVSEEKRHSKEVEEEHRKKTEELREQLTEALSNILLGEKIPLDVVNSETGEIIIPANRKITKTLLRKLATVYDRIEIDPSPIRNKINEIIGSFKKKFDDLQMQYDEEIERAESGDGVDTGIIKSVKVYIASKRKLSVGDKMAGRHGNKGVVAKIVAEEDMPFLENGNPVDIVLNPLGVPSRMNVGQVLETHLGWAAKLLGLKFATPVFDGIKEKEIRGYLKEAGLPEHAKIKLIDGRTGTIFDQEIVVGYIYMMKLGHLVADKIHARAVGPYSLVTQQPLGGKAQYGGQRFGEMEVWAMEAYGAAYTLQELLTVKSDDVQGRTRIYESIVKGDNSLEAGVPESFNVLVKEMQSLGLDVKVGYSNPIDQPAEGSTALTAI; this is encoded by the coding sequence ATGCCATCGCGAGTAACTGAACGCATCAACTTCGGTAAGATCAAAGAAATCATCGCCCCGCCGAACCTGATCGAATTGCAAACCAATTCGTACAAGGAATTTCTGCAGGCGGAGATTGCCCCCTCCAAGCGCAAGAACCTTGGGCTGCAGGCGGTTTTCACCGAGGTCTTCCCCATCGAAAGTTACGATGGCAAATGCGTTCTCGATTTTCATAGCTACGAAATCGGCGAGCCGAAGCTCGACTGGCTCGAATGCCTGCGCGAAGGGTTGACCTTCGGCGCGCCCTTGTACGTCACCTTCCTGCTCAAGGAAGAAAAAGGCGCCAAGGAAGAAAAAGTTTTCATGGGCGAACTGCCGCTCATGACGCCGCAAGGCACGTTCGTCATCAACGGCGCCGAACGCGTTATTGTGAGCCAGTTGCATCGTTCGCCCGGTCTCGCGTTTGAAGAGACGCAGCATCCGAACGGCAAGAAACTTCATTCGTTTCGCATCATCCCGGACCGCGGTTCGTGGTATGAAGCGCAGTTCGACACCAGCGATTTGCTTTACGTTTATCTCGATCGTAAAAAACGCCGCCGCAAATTTTTGACGACGACGTTCTTCCGCGCCCTTGGTTATGGCTCGGATGCCGACATCCTCAAGCTGTTCTACGAGATCGAAGAATTGAGCGTAAAGGAAGCGGAAAAGCTCGAAGACTTGCAGAACAAGGTCTTGATCGAAGACGCGTTGGACAACGACAAGGGAATTGTTGTCGCCCGCGCTTTCGAGCCGCTGTCCAAAGCGGTCGTGAAACAGATTTCCGAACTGGGCATCACGAAGATCAAAGTCGTGGATACCACTTCGGACGAGGGGATCATCATCAAGTGCATGAAGAAAGATCCCGCGAAGAACGAGGAAGAAGCCCTCAAGGACATCTACCGCCGTTTGCGCCCTGGCGATCCGCCCACGGCCGCGAACGCTCGCGCGCTCATCAAGCGCCTGTTCTTCGATCCCAAGCGTTATGATTTGGGCCGCGTCGGTCGTTACAAGATCAACCAGAAACTTGGCATCAAGGGCGGCGATTCCCGCATCCTGACCAAGGAAGATCTCGTGGCTGCGACGAAATATTTGCTCCGCCTCAAAAAAGGCGAAGGCAGTCTTGATGATATTGACCATCTCGGCAGCCGCCGCGTCCGTACTGTTGGCGAATTGCTCGCGAACCAATGCCGCGTCGGTTTGGCCCGCACTGAGCGTCTCGTGAAAGAACGCATGACCTTGTTTGATCAAGGCATGGAAAGCATGGCGCCGCAGAAGCTTATCAATCCGAAAGCGCTCTCGGCGGTCATCCGCGATTTCTTTGGCCGGAGCCAGTTGTCGCAGTTCATGGATCAGATCAACCCGCTCGCCGAGCTTACCCACAAGCGCCGGTTGTCTGCGCTCGGACCTGGGGGTTTGTCGCGCGATCGTGCGGGCTTTGAGGTCCGCGACGTGCATCCTTCCCATTACGGACGCATCTGCCCGGTGGAAACTCCGGAAGGCCCGAACATCGGTTTGATAGCGTCGCTCGCGACTTTTGCGCGCATCAATGATTTCGGTTTCCTCGAAACGCCGTATCGCAAAGTGGAAAATGGCCGCGTGACCAACCATATTGATTACCTCACCGCCGACCGCGAAGAGACTTTCGTCGTCGCGCAGGCGAATGCCGTCATTGACGACAAAGGCCACTTCCTGACCGAGCGCGTCATGTGCCGCGGCAAGGGAGACTTCATTGACGTCGAACACAAAGACGTGGATTACATGGACGTGTCGCCCAAGCAGCTCGTCTCGGTCGCCGCGAGTTTAATTCCGTTCCTTGAGCATGACGATGCGAATCGCGCGCTCATGGGTTCAAACATGCAACGCCAGGCCGTGCCGCTGCTCATCACCGAGTCGCCGCTGGTCGCCACCGGTTTGGAAGATCGTGTTGCCAAGGATTCCCGCGCGGTCATCGTCGCGGAAGAAGCCGGCAAAGTCGCGTCCGTGCTCGGCAACCAGGTCATCATCACTGCTGACGGAAAATTGCCCGAGACCAAGAAGAAATTGAAACACAGTCCCGAGAACGGAATTTACGTCTATCAGATCCGTAAATTCATGCGCTCGAACGCCGCCACCTGCATCAACCAGAAAATTCTGGTGAGCAAAGGCGAGACCGTGAAAAAAGGCCAGGTCATTGCCGACGGTCCTTGCACCCAGGGCGGAGAATTGGCGCTCGGCCGCAACGTGCTTTGCGCGTTCATGCCGTGGAATGGTTATAACTTTGAGGATGCCATCCTCATCAGCGAACGCATCGTGAAGGACGACATCTTTACCTCGATTCACATTGATGAATTCGAAGTGGGTGCTCGCGACACGAAACTCGGACCGGAAGAAATCACGCGCGACATCCCGAACCTCGGCGATGAAGCGTTGAAGAACCTCGGGCCCGACGGCGTCATCCGCGTCGGCGCGGAAGTCAAACCCGGCGACATCCTTGTCGGCAAGATCACGCCCAAGAGCGAGACGGAATTGGCCCCGGAAGAACGCCTCCTGCGCGCCATCTTCGGTGAAAAAGCCGCGGACGTAAAAGACACTTCTCTGAAAGTTCCCTCGGGCACTTACGGCATCGTCATGGACGTGAAAGTTTCCGCAAAAAAAGAAGCGGACCAAAACGCCAAGGCGGTTGTCTCTGAAGAGAAGCGCCATTCCAAAGAAGTGGAAGAAGAGCATCGCAAGAAGACGGAAGAATTGCGCGAGCAACTGACGGAAGCGTTGAGCAATATTTTGCTCGGCGAAAAAATTCCGCTCGACGTGGTGAATTCCGAGACCGGCGAAATCATCATCCCGGCGAACCGCAAGATCACCAAGACACTGTTGCGCAAACTCGCGACGGTCTATGATCGCATTGAAATTGATCCCTCGCCCATCCGCAACAAGATCAATGAAATCATCGGCAGCTTCAAAAAGAAATTTGACGACTTGCAGATGCAGTACGACGAAGAAATCGAGCGCGCGGAATCCGGCGACGGTGTGGATACCGGCATCATCAAATCGGTCAAGGTCTATATCGCCTCCAAGCGCAAGCTTTCGGTCGGTGACAAAATGGCTGGACGCCACGGCAATAAAGGTGTCGTCGCCAAGATCGTGGCGGAAGAAGACATGCCGTTTCTCGAAAACGGAAACCCGGTGGACATCGTCCTGAACCCGCTCGGCGTGCCTTCGCGCATGAACGTCGGCCAGGTATTGGAAACGCACTTGGGTTGGGCCGCAAAACTGTTGGGTCTCAAGTTCGCGACGCCCGTCTTCGACGGCATCAAGGAAAAAGAGATTCGCGGTTACCTCAAGGAAGCCGGTTTGCCGGAGCACGCCAAGATCAAGCTGATTGATGGCCGCACGGGAACCATCTTCGACCAGGAAATCGTCGTGGGTTATATTTACATGATGAAGCTGGGTCACTTGGTGGCCGACAAGATTCATGCCCGCGCAGTTGGACCTTATTCGCTCGTTACCCAGCAACCGCTGGGCGGCAAGGCGCAATACGGCGGCCAGCGCTTCGGCGAAATGGAAGTGTGGGCAATGGAAGCGTACGGCGCAGCCTACACACTCCAGGAATTGCTCACTGTCAAATCCGACGACGTGCAGGGCCGCACCCGGATCTACGAAAGCATCGTCAAAGGCGACAACAGCCTGGAAGCCGGCGTGCCGGAATCCTTCAACGTGCTTGTGAAAGAAATGCAGTCACTGGGCCTGGATGTGAAAGTCGGATATTCCAATCCGATTGATCAACCGGCTGAAGGCAGCACGGCTTTGACGGCAATCTAA
- the rpoC gene encoding DNA-directed RNA polymerase subunit beta' has protein sequence MISTKENARELLGLDKVNQVEYVAISVASPEAIRSWSKGEVKNPETINYRTFKPEKGGLFCERIFGPVKDWECSCGKYKRIKHRGVVCDRCGVEVTLARVRRERMGHIELAVPVSHIWFFKCMPARIGLVLDMTARNLERVIYYEDYMVIDPMSTPLKEHQLLSEMEYREARETYGAEAFVAKMGAEAVREAMARVNLSAQIDKLQINMTETKSKQIRKKIAKRIKLLQGLLSSKSRPEWMILTVLPVIPPDLRPLVPLEGGRFATSDLNDLYRRVINRNNRLKNLLQLKTPEVIIRNEKRMLQEAVDALFDNGRHGRAVTGAGNRSLKSLSDMLKGKSGRFRQNLLGKRVDYSGRSVIVIGPELKLNQCGLPKKMALVLFEPFIIRRLKELGYVHTVRSAKKMIERQTTEVWDILEEVTKGHSVLLNRAPTLHRLSVQAFEPILIEGEAIRIHPLVCTAYNADFDGDQMAVHVPLSVEAQMEARMLMMAPNNIFSPSSGKPIITPTQDITLGCYYVTAEPRGNNATNTGRKLFGNKDEVVFAYADGAVNTHEKIRLANPDYGVKTEYGDADKKVIETTVGRVIFSEIWPPEMGFPNRVVGKSQLGDLIWKCYKICGHEKTVIMLDRLKELGFREATRAGVSIGIDDMIIPKEKGQEIAAAQKQIAEVEKQYRKGVITPGERYNKIVDIWTHCTDQIANVMLATLGNNQGKQEYNPVSLMVDSGARGNRQQVRQLAGVRGLMAKPSGDIIEKPILSNFREGLTVLEYFISTHGARKGLADTALKTADSGYMTRKLVDVAQDVIIRDRDCGTTNGIWVQAIYEGEDEVVKLSERLVGRFSCDDIHNPTNPKEVFAHSNEEIDEIKAKRIDTAGIDRIKIRSVLTCESKHGVCVCCYGRNLATGGLVKLGEATGIIAAQSIGEPGTQLTMRTFHIGGTASQVFKQPQIKSKHEGTIRYNELRLVQLEDGNNIVLNKNGSISIMDDDGREVETHNLVIGSVISVQNNGRVKKGEAFVEWDPYNVPVLSEKAGRVKFHDIIEGVTMKQEVDDTTGQEAMVVIEHKEDLHPQIVITDEKGEALANYPIPSGAHIVVNSGDKIVAGTLMAKTPRKQSKTKDITGGLPRVAELFEARRPKDAAEISKIDGVVDFGPSVRGKRCILIKNTQTNVEEEHLIPIGKHVIVFKGDYVKKGQQLTEGPVDPHEILDICGPQELQEHLVNEVQEVYRLQGVTINDKHIEIIVRQMLRKVRITEPADTTFLWGEQIDKIAFEEENARVEKMGGKPAEAQPVLLGITKASLETESFLSAASFQDTTRVLTEAATLAKVDYLHGFKENVIMGHIIPAGTGYDYHRKVQLKHLVELEEEPAPEPALLTENPLAS, from the coding sequence ATGATTAGCACTAAAGAAAACGCACGCGAGTTACTTGGGTTGGACAAAGTGAACCAGGTGGAATATGTCGCGATCTCGGTCGCGTCACCGGAAGCCATCCGTTCCTGGTCCAAGGGTGAAGTAAAAAACCCCGAGACCATCAACTACCGCACGTTCAAGCCGGAAAAGGGCGGCTTGTTTTGCGAACGCATTTTCGGTCCTGTCAAGGATTGGGAATGCTCCTGCGGAAAGTATAAACGCATCAAGCATCGCGGCGTGGTCTGCGATCGTTGCGGCGTCGAAGTGACGCTTGCCCGCGTTCGCCGTGAACGCATGGGCCACATCGAACTCGCCGTTCCCGTCTCGCACATCTGGTTCTTCAAGTGCATGCCCGCGCGTATCGGCCTCGTGCTCGATATGACCGCGCGCAATCTCGAGCGCGTCATCTATTATGAGGATTACATGGTGATTGATCCCATGTCCACGCCGCTCAAAGAGCATCAACTTTTAAGCGAAATGGAGTACCGTGAAGCGCGCGAAACCTACGGCGCGGAAGCATTCGTCGCCAAGATGGGCGCGGAAGCCGTTCGCGAAGCGATGGCCCGCGTGAATCTTTCGGCACAGATTGATAAGCTCCAAATCAACATGACCGAAACCAAGAGCAAACAAATCCGCAAAAAAATCGCCAAGCGCATCAAGCTTCTTCAGGGCTTGCTCTCGTCCAAGAGCCGTCCCGAATGGATGATCCTCACGGTGCTGCCGGTGATTCCTCCCGACCTGCGCCCGCTCGTTCCGCTCGAAGGCGGACGTTTCGCGACGTCAGATTTGAACGACCTCTATCGCCGCGTCATTAACCGCAATAACCGGTTGAAAAATTTGCTCCAACTCAAGACGCCGGAAGTCATCATCCGCAACGAAAAACGCATGTTGCAGGAAGCCGTTGACGCCTTGTTTGACAATGGCCGCCACGGTCGCGCTGTCACCGGCGCCGGCAATCGCTCGCTGAAATCCTTGAGCGATATGCTCAAGGGCAAGAGCGGCCGTTTCCGTCAGAACCTGCTCGGCAAACGCGTGGATTACTCGGGCCGTTCCGTCATCGTCATCGGTCCTGAATTAAAACTCAACCAATGCGGTCTGCCCAAGAAGATGGCGCTCGTTTTGTTCGAGCCATTCATTATCCGCCGCTTGAAAGAGCTTGGCTACGTCCACACCGTTCGTTCGGCCAAGAAAATGATCGAGCGCCAGACCACGGAAGTGTGGGACATCCTCGAAGAAGTCACCAAAGGCCACTCGGTGTTGCTTAACCGTGCGCCGACGCTGCATCGTTTGTCCGTCCAAGCCTTCGAGCCGATCCTCATCGAAGGCGAAGCGATCCGTATTCATCCGCTCGTCTGCACCGCCTATAACGCGGACTTCGACGGCGACCAGATGGCCGTGCACGTTCCGCTTTCTGTGGAAGCGCAGATGGAAGCGCGCATGCTCATGATGGCGCCGAACAACATCTTCAGTCCGTCCAGCGGCAAGCCGATCATCACGCCCACGCAGGACATCACACTCGGTTGCTATTATGTGACCGCTGAACCCCGCGGCAACAACGCGACCAACACCGGCCGCAAACTTTTCGGCAACAAAGACGAAGTCGTCTTCGCCTACGCCGACGGCGCCGTCAACACGCACGAAAAAATCCGCCTCGCCAATCCCGATTACGGCGTCAAAACCGAATACGGTGATGCTGACAAGAAGGTCATCGAGACCACGGTTGGCCGCGTTATCTTCAGCGAAATTTGGCCGCCGGAAATGGGTTTCCCGAACCGCGTGGTCGGCAAGTCGCAACTTGGCGATCTCATTTGGAAGTGCTACAAGATTTGTGGCCACGAAAAGACTGTCATCATGCTCGACCGCCTCAAGGAACTTGGCTTCCGTGAAGCGACCCGCGCCGGTGTGTCCATCGGTATTGACGACATGATCATCCCGAAGGAAAAGGGCCAGGAAATCGCCGCCGCGCAAAAGCAGATCGCGGAAGTCGAAAAACAATATCGCAAAGGTGTCATCACCCCCGGCGAGCGCTACAACAAGATCGTGGATATCTGGACGCATTGCACCGACCAGATCGCGAACGTCATGCTCGCGACCCTCGGCAACAACCAGGGCAAGCAGGAATACAATCCTGTTTCGCTGATGGTGGATTCCGGCGCGCGCGGCAATCGCCAGCAGGTTCGCCAGTTGGCCGGTGTCCGCGGTTTGATGGCCAAGCCCTCCGGCGACATCATCGAAAAACCGATTCTTTCCAACTTCCGTGAAGGTCTTACGGTGCTGGAATATTTCATCTCGACGCACGGCGCCCGCAAAGGCCTTGCCGATACGGCGCTCAAGACCGCCGACTCCGGTTACATGACTCGCAAGCTCGTGGACGTGGCTCAGGACGTCATCATCCGCGATCGCGATTGCGGCACGACCAACGGCATCTGGGTCCAGGCGATTTACGAAGGCGAAGACGAAGTCGTCAAGCTCAGCGAACGCCTTGTCGGACGCTTCTCTTGCGACGACATTCATAACCCGACGAACCCGAAGGAAGTGTTCGCGCATTCCAACGAAGAGATTGACGAAATCAAAGCCAAGCGGATTGACACCGCTGGCATTGACCGCATCAAGATCCGTTCAGTGCTCACTTGCGAAAGCAAGCACGGCGTTTGCGTTTGCTGCTATGGCCGCAATCTCGCGACCGGCGGCCTCGTCAAGCTTGGTGAAGCGACCGGCATCATCGCCGCGCAATCCATCGGCGAGCCCGGCACACAGCTCACCATGCGCACGTTCCATATCGGTGGCACGGCGTCGCAGGTGTTCAAGCAGCCGCAGATCAAGTCCAAGCACGAAGGCACCATTCGCTACAACGAACTGCGCCTCGTGCAACTCGAAGACGGCAACAACATCGTCCTCAACAAAAACGGTTCCATCTCCATCATGGATGATGATGGCCGCGAAGTGGAGACGCACAATCTCGTCATCGGCTCGGTCATCTCCGTGCAGAACAATGGCCGCGTGAAGAAGGGCGAAGCGTTCGTTGAATGGGATCCGTACAACGTCCCCGTGCTTTCGGAAAAAGCGGGCCGCGTGAAGTTCCACGACATCATCGAAGGTGTCACCATGAAACAGGAAGTGGACGATACCACCGGCCAGGAAGCGATGGTCGTCATCGAGCACAAGGAAGATTTGCATCCGCAGATCGTCATCACCGATGAAAAAGGTGAAGCGCTCGCGAACTATCCGATTCCTTCCGGCGCGCACATCGTCGTGAACTCGGGCGACAAAATTGTCGCCGGCACGTTGATGGCGAAAACGCCGCGCAAACAATCCAAGACGAAAGACATCACCGGCGGTCTCCCGCGCGTGGCTGAATTGTTCGAGGCTCGCCGTCCGAAAGACGCCGCGGAAATCTCGAAGATTGACGGCGTGGTGGACTTCGGACCGAGCGTGCGCGGTAAGCGTTGTATTCTCATCAAGAACACGCAGACCAACGTGGAAGAGGAACATCTAATCCCCATCGGCAAACACGTCATCGTCTTCAAGGGCGACTATGTGAAGAAGGGCCAGCAGTTGACTGAAGGCCCGGTTGATCCGCATGAAATTCTGGACATCTGCGGACCCCAGGAATTGCAGGAACATTTGGTCAACGAAGTGCAGGAAGTTTATCGTCTGCAAGGCGTGACGATCAATGACAAGCACATCGAGATCATCGTGCGTCAGATGCTACGCAAGGTGCGCATCACCGAGCCCGCTGACACCACCTTCCTGTGGGGCGAACAGATTGACAAGATCGCGTTCGAAGAAGAAAATGCGCGCGTCGAAAAAATGGGCGGCAAACCCGCGGAAGCCCAACCCGTGCTGCTCGGCATCACGAAGGCTTCACTGGAGACCGAAAGTTTCCTCAGCGCGGCTTCCTTCCAGGACACCACGCGCGTCCTCACCGAGGCGGCCACGCTCGCCAAGGTGGATTATCTCCACGGTTTCAAGGAAAATGTGATCATGGGTCACATCATTCCGGCAGGCACGGGTTATGATTATCATCGCAAAGTTCAACTGAAACATTTGGTTGAATTGGAAGAAGAACCGGCCCCGGAACCCGCGTTATTAACGGAGAATCCGCTCGCCAGTTAA
- the rpsL gene encoding 30S ribosomal protein S12 has translation MPTINQLVRKGRSKLKRKSKSPALEVAPFRRGVCIQVMTRTPKKPNSAMRKVAKVRLTNGYEIIAYIPDEGHNLQEHSIVLVRGGRVKDLPGVRYHIVRGTLDAAGVEKRRVSRSKYGVKRPKAPKAGAEAKK, from the coding sequence ATGCCGACTATCAATCAATTGGTCCGTAAGGGCCGCAGTAAGTTAAAGCGCAAGTCCAAGTCACCCGCCTTGGAGGTCGCGCCTTTTCGTCGCGGCGTGTGCATCCAGGTCATGACCCGCACGCCTAAAAAGCCGAACTCGGCGATGCGCAAAGTAGCCAAGGTCCGTTTGACCAATGGCTACGAAATCATCGCCTACATTCCCGATGAAGGTCACAACCTTCAGGAACATTCCATCGTGCTCGTGCGCGGTGGCCGTGTGAAGGATTTGCCTGGTGTGCGCTATCACATCGTCCGCGGGACATTGGATGCCGCTGGAGTTGAAAAACGCCGCGTCAGCCGTTCCAAGTACGGAGTGAAGCGTCCGAAGGCCCCGAAGGCCGGAGCCGAAGCCAAGAAATAA
- the rpsG gene encoding 30S ribosomal protein S7, translated as MSRRRQAVRRPVMKDAKYGNTLVSRLVNTVMQSGNKSVAQRIVYGAFDQIAEKNPASNPLEVLQRAVDNAKPRLEVKPRRVGGATYQVPVEVTTDRQFALAMRWLVDFADARKGMPMKEALAAEILEAYQGQGNAIRKRDEVHKMAQANKAFAHFRW; from the coding sequence ATGTCCAGACGTCGTCAAGCAGTAAGAAGGCCGGTGATGAAAGATGCGAAATACGGCAACACGCTCGTATCGCGCCTCGTCAACACGGTCATGCAGAGCGGCAACAAGAGTGTTGCGCAGCGCATCGTCTATGGTGCGTTCGATCAAATCGCGGAAAAGAACCCCGCGTCCAACCCGCTGGAAGTTTTGCAGCGCGCAGTTGACAACGCGAAGCCCCGGCTCGAAGTTAAGCCCCGCCGCGTTGGCGGTGCGACCTACCAGGTTCCTGTGGAAGTAACCACGGACCGGCAGTTCGCCTTGGCGATGCGCTGGCTGGTGGATTTTGCGGATGCCCGCAAAGGAATGCCGATGAAGGAAGCCCTCGCGGCTGAAATTCTTGAGGCTTATCAGGGGCAGGGCAACGCAATTCGCAAACGCGATGAAGTCCATAAGATGGCACAGGCCAACAAGGCCTTTGCACATTTCCGCTGGTAG
- the fusA gene encoding elongation factor G: MQAVTETKPVNAPGRQYTMERTRNIGIAAHIDAGKTTTTERILFYTGLIHKIGDVDDGNTVTDWMEQERERGITITSAAVTCFWKQKPEAGIQKLFNNLENRVNIIDTPGHVDFTAEVERSMRVLDGAVAVFCGVAGVQPQSETVWRQATKYHVPRIAFINKMDRTGANFENALNDMRKKLGAYAYPVFLPIGAEEQFAGVIDLVNQKAYVWGPGDVPNEGLKYEVTDIPAEHKERAAAALQELIEAVSNKDDAIAELVLEEKPIEPLVLKAAIRRLTCKIEFIPVLCGSAFKKKGVQVLIDTVVDYLPSPLDVPPAEGLEPGTTNVVKVDTDDNNKFCSLAFKLWTDVFAGKLVFFRVYSGQLKKGDTIYNPRTRKRERVSRLMVIQGSERKDVDHVYAGDIAALVGLRNITTGDTLCDEDFDVTLEPPTFPEPVISMAVEPKTKADRDKMSEGLQRLAEEDPTFRCFTNEETSQLIIAGMGELHLEIIIDRLKREFKVDANTGAPQIAYRETITKSADGEGKFIRQSGGRGQYGHALVKVEPNEKGKGVEVLNKIVGGAIPKEYIPAVIDGIEEAIRSGVYAGFQVIDIKVEVVDGSFHEVDSNELAFKMAGIFALKDAFKKASPILLEPIMKVEVTTPDEYQGDLLGDVNRRRGTIIGIEAKNGQTIVNANVPLAEMFGYATAIRSLSKGRASYSMEPLTFEQVPNSVLTTILDSAKSKPAARS, translated from the coding sequence ATGCAAGCTGTAACTGAAACGAAACCGGTCAATGCACCGGGCCGGCAATATACGATGGAGCGCACGCGCAACATCGGCATCGCCGCGCACATTGACGCCGGCAAGACTACGACCACTGAGCGTATTCTTTTCTACACCGGCCTGATCCACAAGATCGGCGACGTGGATGATGGCAATACTGTGACCGACTGGATGGAGCAGGAACGCGAACGCGGCATCACCATTACCTCCGCGGCTGTTACCTGTTTCTGGAAACAGAAGCCTGAAGCGGGCATCCAAAAGCTTTTCAATAATCTCGAAAATCGCGTCAACATTATTGACACCCCCGGCCATGTGGATTTCACGGCGGAAGTCGAGCGCTCCATGCGCGTGTTGGACGGCGCGGTTGCCGTATTCTGCGGTGTGGCGGGCGTGCAGCCGCAATCCGAAACGGTTTGGCGCCAGGCCACCAAGTATCATGTCCCCCGCATCGCGTTCATCAATAAGATGGACCGCACGGGCGCAAATTTTGAAAATGCGCTCAACGACATGCGCAAAAAACTCGGCGCGTATGCGTATCCCGTTTTTCTGCCCATCGGCGCGGAAGAACAGTTCGCCGGTGTCATTGATCTTGTCAATCAAAAGGCGTATGTCTGGGGACCAGGCGATGTTCCCAACGAAGGCCTAAAGTATGAGGTCACGGACATCCCGGCTGAACATAAAGAGCGCGCCGCCGCCGCTTTGCAGGAGCTGATCGAAGCCGTCTCGAACAAAGATGACGCGATTGCTGAACTCGTGCTGGAAGAAAAGCCGATTGAGCCTTTGGTTCTCAAGGCGGCGATCCGCCGTTTGACTTGCAAGATTGAATTCATTCCGGTTCTTTGTGGTTCCGCCTTCAAGAAAAAAGGCGTGCAGGTTTTGATTGATACCGTGGTGGATTATCTGCCCAGCCCGCTCGACGTTCCTCCCGCTGAAGGTCTCGAACCCGGCACGACCAACGTCGTCAAGGTGGACACGGATGACAACAATAAGTTCTGCTCGCTCGCCTTCAAACTCTGGACCGATGTGTTCGCGGGCAAGCTCGTATTCTTCCGCGTCTATTCCGGCCAGTTGAAGAAGGGCGATACTATTTACAATCCGCGCACGCGCAAGCGTGAACGCGTCAGCCGCCTCATGGTCATTCAAGGCAGCGAACGCAAGGACGTGGATCATGTTTATGCCGGCGATATCGCCGCGTTGGTCGGTCTGCGCAACATCACGACGGGCGATACGCTGTGCGATGAAGATTTCGACGTGACGCTCGAACCGCCAACCTTCCCCGAGCCGGTCATCAGCATGGCCGTCGAACCGAAGACCAAGGCCGACCGCGACAAGATGTCCGAAGGTTTGCAACGCCTCGCGGAAGAAGATCCGACGTTCCGCTGTTTCACCAACGAAGAAACCAGCCAGCTTATCATCGCGGGCATGGGCGAGTTGCATTTGGAAATCATCATTGATCGCCTCAAGCGCGAATTCAAAGTGGACGCCAATACTGGCGCGCCGCAAATCGCGTATCGCGAAACGATCACCAAATCGGCGGACGGCGAAGGCAAATTCATCCGTCAATCTGGTGGTCGCGGTCAATACGGCCACGCCCTCGTCAAAGTCGAGCCAAACGAAAAAGGCAAAGGCGTCGAAGTCCTCAACAAAATTGTCGGCGGCGCGATTCCAAAGGAATACATCCCGGCCGTTATTGACGGCATCGAAGAAGCCATTCGCAGCGGCGTATATGCCGGCTTTCAGGTCATTGACATCAAAGTCGAAGTCGTTGACGGCTCCTTCCACGAAGTGGATTCCAATGAACTCGCGTTCAAGATGGCCGGCATCTTCGCGCTCAAGGACGCCTTCAAGAAGGCGAGCCCCATTTTGCTGGAACCGATCATGAAGGTCGAAGTCACCACGCCTGATGAATATCAGGGCGATCTGCTGGGCGACGTCAATCGCCGCCGCGGCACGATCATCGGCATCGAAGCCAAGAATGGCCAGACCATCGTCAACGCCAATGTGCCCCTGGCCGAAATGTTCGGCTATGCCACGGCGATCCGCTCACTTTCCAAAGGTCGTGCCTCATACTCGATGGAACCGCTGACGTTCGAGCAGGTGCCCAACAGTGTGTTGACTACGATCCTTGACAGCGCAAAATCCAAACCCGCGGCACGTAGTTAA